A section of the Pygocentrus nattereri isolate fPygNat1 chromosome 18, fPygNat1.pri, whole genome shotgun sequence genome encodes:
- the LOC108440568 gene encoding zinc finger matrin-type protein 4-like — MKSTAVDDSLFTASYCRVCSAQLISHSQRVAHYKSRKHANKVRLYYMLHPVDGGCPAKKLRTDNGSEDGDVDKNKCCTLCNMSFTSAVVAQSHYQGKIHAKRLKLLLGETTSIATTDSPGRPEQVVTDVSMVSPLTQTPLSLQFCLMCKACFNNPGMAQQHYSGKKHKKNTAQAFLLAQLGETLDTQHTNVLKQNRMCEVCSVTLNSVAQYHAHLQGSKHQNNLKNK; from the exons ATGAAGTCTACAGCCGTGGACGATTCTCTGTTCACAGCCAGTTACTGCAGAGTCTGCAGCGCTCAGCTCATCTCCCATTCTCAGAGAGTAGCTCACTACAAG AGTCGAAAACATGCGAATAAAGTGCGTCTGTACTACATGCTTCATCCAGTGGACGGAGGCTGTCCTGCCAAGAAACTCCGCACAGATAAT GGAAGCGAGGATGGAGATGTGGATAAGAATAAGTGCTGCACGCTGTGTAACATGTCCTTCACCTCTGCCGTGGTGGCACAGTCTCACTATCAGGGCAAAATCCATGCTAAGAGGCTAAAGCTACTGCTGGGGGAAACAACCTCCATCGCAACCACAG ACTCACCAGGTCGGCCAGAGCAGGTGGTGACTGATGTGTCCATGGTCAGCCCTCTAACACAGACGCCGCTATCCCTGCAGTTCTGCCTGATGTGTAAGGCCTGCTTCAACAACCCCGGCATGGCGCAGCAGCACTACAGTGGCAAGAAGCACAAAAAGAACACAGCACAAGCATTCCTGCTGGCACAGCTCGGAGAAACGCTGGACACACAGCACACTAACG TGCTGAAGCAGAACCGGATGTGTGAGGTGTGCAGTGTAACTCTGAACTCTGTGGCTCAATACCACGCTCACCTACAGGGGTCCAAACACCAGAACAA tttaaaaaacaaGTGA